The Hevea brasiliensis isolate MT/VB/25A 57/8 chromosome 1, ASM3005281v1, whole genome shotgun sequence genome has a window encoding:
- the LOC131183180 gene encoding uncharacterized protein LOC131183180: MPSYAKFLKEILSKKRRLENYETIALREECSAILQNKLPPKLKDPWSFSIPFLIGNKNIDKALCDLGASSVKYPIGILENIPIKVEKFFIPIDFIFLEMEEDIQIPIILGRPFLATAGAIIDVKNKWLTLKVRDEEAEFNLFRIMKHKLEPDEYLKVDIIDKLVKEEFHKRHTEGPLEAFIVHDRTTDSKNTEIAACAKSLKAIPPLPLAQAFQVEELKEEQPKSKSHKDTK, from the exons ATGCCATCCTATGCTAAGTTCCTTAAAGAAATTCTTTCAAAGAAGAGAAGGCTGGAAAACTATGAGACTATTGCTCTTagagaggaatgcagtgccatattaCAAAACAAGTTGccaccaaagctcaaggatccatggAGCTTCTCCATACCTTTCCTTATTGGCAACAAAAATATAGACAAGGCACTCTGTGATCTGGGTGCAAGT TCTGTCAAGTACCCAATTGGCATCCTAGAAAACATCCCCATTAAGGTAGAAAAATTCTTCATTcctattgattttattttcctggaGATGGAAGAGGATAtccaaattcctatcatcctgggaagacctttcttggcaaccGCCGGAGCTATCATAGATGTTAAGAATAAGTGGTTAACTCTCAAGGTAAGAGATGAAGAAGCAGAATTCAACCTGTTCAGAATAATGAAGCATAAACTTGAACCTGATGAATACttaaaggttgacataattgacaagcTAGTTAAAGAGGAATTTCACAAAAGACATACTGAAGGTCCTCTTGAAGCATTTATAGTCCACGACCGCACAACAGATagtaaaaacacagaaattgcagCTTGTGCAAAATCTTTAAAAGCTATcccacccctacccttagctcaagCTTTCCAGGTGGAAGAACTAAAGGAGGAACAACCTAAAAGCAAGTCACATAAAGACACCAAATAG